Genomic window (Mesotoga sp. Brook.08.105.5.1):
TTTTCTTAATGGTATCCGTATTTCGAATGTGCTTCCTCCGTCGACATGGTTTCTGACTGTGATTTCGCCTCCTAGAGAACCGATAATTTCCCTTGCGATTGAAAGACCCAGACCACTTCCTGGGCCGTTATGAGATTCATCGGTCTTATAGAATCGTTCGAAGACTCTTTCCTTTTCAGAGTCGGCTACGCCTGAACCGAGATCGCTTATCTGAATGAGGGCAAATCCTTCACTCTCGAAGGCCTTTATGGTGACATCGCTGTTTTCTTCAGTGAATTTGATTGCGTTTTCTAGAATTGCCGCGACCGCAACTTTGAGATTGTCTGAGGAAGTTTTCAGAACAACATCATCGCGGGATTCAACGAGAATGCGAACTCCCCTTGACTCTGCAAGAGGTCGATGATACTCTTTCAGTTCAGCGAGGAAAACTCCTAGCTCCACATCTTCAGGGGCAATCTCTAACTTCTTTTCGTTCTGCACTCTCGCGAGAAGGAGCAGCTTGTTCACAACGTTCTGCATACTTCTGGTCGCCCCATCAATCATATCGATCTTTTCCATCGATTCTTTCTCCAGTTTTCTCTCCTTGAGCATATCTACACCCAATCTGAGAATTGTGAGTGGTGTTTTCAGCTCATGAGAGGCATCGGCGGTAAAGCGCTGGAGTCTTTCATAACTCTCTTTCAAAGGAGTCAAAACATATCTTGCGAGAGTCATACCGGCTACCCAGGAGATTACGGCAACCATCAGGACAAGAAGAAGCAGCGAAAACAGAAGGCTCTTCAGCCCATCACTGAGTCCCTCAGTTGATTTTCCGACTCTAAGGAAGAAGACGGGCTGCCCTGCAATCCCTCTTATCTCTCTGGTCAGAACGGTGTACTCGTGCTCGGATTCTCCATAGTCGATTGCCTTCACTCTCGAGGTGCCCTCTGCAATCGGTATGTCACTGATTATTGCTCCTCCAAGCTGCAGGAGGATTTCGCCAGAGGGAGTTACAAACTCAAGAATTTCGTCTTCTGAGGTGAAGATGTCGAGATTCCCGGGATAGTTTCTGATCATCCGCTCGACTCCTACTGCAGGAGGCCTACCTATTCTAGACTCGATTCTGTCGGCAATTCTGTTCAGTTCGATTATTTCGGCTCTTCCTTCAAGTCTTAGGGCAAGCACAAAGATAAGAAGGCTGAGAACGGAGACGAGAGTAACGACGACCAGCGTGAAGAACAGTGTCCATCTCCTCTTTGCCTTCTTGAAAGAAAGCTCTTCACCTGTCACTGATCTCATATCCCATACCTCTGACTGTCTTTATCAGCTTTTTCTTGTGACCACCGTCAATCTTCTTGCGGAGGTTCTTGATATGGCTTCTTATGACATCTGACCATAGTTCGTCGTCTTCGTTCCAAAGATGCTCTTCCAGCTCGCTTTTCGGGACTACCCTGCCGCTGTTAAGCATGAGGTATTCAAGAATCTGGTACTCCTTCTTTCGGAGCGCTATTCTTTCATTTCCCCTTATCACCGTTTTGAGCGACATATCCAGAGCGAGGTCTCCAACCTTCAGAATACTTGAAGGAGTTCCGACCGGCTGGCTCCTTCTTAGCAACGACTGAATTCTTACAACTAGTTCGCGGATGTCGAAAGGTTTGGATAGGTAGTCGTCGGCTCCCAGATAGAAACCCTTTACTTTGTCCTCTATGCCGTCCAAGGCGGTCAACATGAGCACAGGTATCTTGCTCCCAGAACTCCTGATCCCTTCCAGCACCTGCCATCCGTTCAGTTTTGGAAGCAGAATATCGAGAACAATGACATCAAACGGACCGCTGGTAGCCATGTAAAGTCCTTCTTCACCGTCCGCAGCGGTCTCGACAACAAAACCCTCTCTCTCCAGGAACTCCTTGAGGAGTCTTCCCAGGTCACGCTCGTCTTCTACAATCAGAACCTTCATGTGTTTTCCCCCACGAAGAAATAATAACAGCAATAGTGTGAAATATTCGAGAAAGCGATTACAGTTTTTCGTTCAAATCTCTTGAAGAATAGGCTATAATAAGTTGTGAAAGAAGTCACAAATGGAGGGAATGCGGGTGATTATAAGAGTATGCATGGGAAGCGCCTGTCTTATGAAGGGTTCTCCCGAAGTCTCCAAGAGACTGGTAGAGTTAGTGACCGAACACGGTTTGAGTAGATTCACAACAATCAAGGGTTCTCACTGCATGGGGCCTTGTTCTGATGGAGTAGTTGTCGATATCGATGAGAAGAGGTTCACGAATATATCAGTGCATAATATAGATGATTTCTTCAAGAAGGAGATACTTCAGCGGGAATAGACGTCATTAAGATTTGCAACGGCAAGAAAGGATATGTCTAAATGTCTTTGAGTGCGGGGAATCTTTCCCGCCAGTCTCTTAGAATACTCAGTCTCTCATAGTCCAGTTCCCAAAGAAGCAATCCCTTCTCGGCTTCAAAAGGTACCTCGTTACCGTCTTGATCGAAGAGGACGGAAAAGGCTTCGTCGTATTCGATGCCGTTGCCGTCGACCCCCGTTCTATTTAGCCCCAGAACAAATGACTGATTCTCGATTGCCCTTGCCTTAAGAAGAGCCTGCCAGTGATTTGCCCGTTTTTCCGGCCAGTTGGCAATCACTATCATGACCTCTGCAGGCAAGTTAGCCCTGAAGAGCTCAGGAAAACGAAGGTCATAGCAGATATTCAGAGAGAACTGTATCTCTTTCATCGCGAAAGAGAGATTGGAATCACCGGGGGTGTAAACTGTATTCTCTCCTCCGTATGAAAAAAGCTTTCTCTTTCGATATATCAAAGGTTCCGAGCCCGAAGCGAGAAAAGCGGCGCAATTGTAGAATTTCGATTCTCTTTTGTCTATGAAACCGTAGACAGCCGGAATACCCCAGTAATCTACCTGCTTCTTGAAGAAATCACACGCATCTTTCACATAGGCTCTCTCTGCGTTACGAGTGAACCCGCTCAAGGTAGTTTCAGGAAAGACAATCAGCTCGACCCCGGCCGCCGAGGCCCCTGCGAAAAGTCTTTCGATTATCTTCATGTTGATCTCCGGAGACTCCCAGACGATGTTGAGAGGAACGCCGCCTATTCTCATCTATTCTCCTCCAGTGCAAGATCTATTATCCTCGAAAGGACTCTAGCCGAGACTTCCGCCTCTACTGCAGGTCTGTCTTCTCCCGGACCTATCTGTTCGGGAATGCAAGGTATATGTACAAATCCGGAGGGTATGTTTATGCCTTTCTTCGTCAGAAAATCCATACACCTGTAAAAGAGATAGTTGCAGACAAATGCGCCTGCCGAGAAAGATTTTTCGACGGGAAGGCCCTCAGCCTTCAGCTTCGAGACAATACGGTCGACCGGAAGCTTCGAGAAATATGCGTCGGGAGAATCAGATATAATCTTCTCCCCGATCGCAATAAATCCGTTGTTGTCTGGAGTCGCCGATTCCTTCCAGTTGATCGCAACCTTCTCCGGAGTGATGAGAGATCTCCCGGCCGCCTGGCCGACCATAATCAATGCCTCCGGGACGCCGACCAATAAACGCTGCCTCAGTCGAGAAAAGGCGTCGCCGAAGATCGTTGGAAGGCTCATGAGCTCAATGCCTTCCCTGATTTCCGCTAGAAGCTCCACGACTATCTGCGAAGCGTTCATTTTACTTCCTCCGAAAGGATCGAAGTGGGTCACTAGTATCATCTCTTACACCTCTCATTCAGTATAATTCTAGCATCACATGGAAGTCGAGAAGGAAAAGCCGCCATTCTGGTAGAATGATTCTGAAAGGGGTGATCTAGTTGAAGAAGCTGAAGCTTGAGGATCTTTACAAATACTCCACTGTGGGCGATCTTCACATCTTTCCCGACGGGGAAAACTTTGTCTTTGTAAGAAAGACGATAGACAAGAAGGAGAACCGGTACGAAAGCAACATCTGGTCGGGCAACATGAAAAATGGGAAAATCCGTCAGCTGACCCGGGGCGGGAAGGACGGTTCCCCCGCCGTCAGTCCAGACGGCAAGAGCATTCTCTTTGTCTCGAGAAGAGACAAGGACGCGAAAGGATCCGGGCTTTATCTTCTGCCCCTTGAGGGCGGGGAAAGCAGACTGGTGAAGACTCTCAAAGGAGGATTCTCCTCTGTTTCGTGGATCGATTCGGAGACGATTCTCTTCATAACGAAGCATGCGCCCGGGGAAGATCCCGAGAAGATGGAAGAAGACGATCCGCCAGAGAAGAAGGTTTACGAGATAGACAAAATACCATTTGTCTCTAACGGAGTTGGATTCACGGAGAACAGAGTAGGCCGTCTGTATAAGATGAAACTCGAAAACGGAAAGATGGAACCGGTTGAAGCCATTGGAGGCGATATCGAAAACATTGTTGTATCTCCCGAGAGAAAGAGAGTCGCGGTGATGACGACCGAAGATATGGAGAAGAGGCCGGTATGGAGCAGTCTCTACATCCTCGATTTGCAGAACGGAATGGCGAAGAGAATCGGAGACGACACTCTCTCTTTCTATCACTGCCAGTGGTCAGGCGAACGCGAGCTATTCGCTGTCGCAACCGACTTTGAAAAAGGCTTCCCGACCAATCCCTTCATTGTCCATGTAGATCTGGAATCTCTTACGCTTAATATAGTTGCCAGAGAGTTGGACCTGTACTTTGGCAACAGCCTGAACAGCGATGTGAGGGGTGTGTCGCCGAACACTTCCATGAAGGTTTTGGAAGGCAAGCTGTTTTCACTGGTAACTGCGGGATCGCAAATAAAGCTGATTTCTATGGATAAAGAGGGAAAGGTAGAGGAAATCGCTGTCTCTTTGGGGAGCATTGACTGCTTCGATATCACAGGCGAAGTGCTTCTCCTTTCTGAGATGACGACGATCGAGCCGCTTGAGATCTACTCTTTTGTCAAAGGCAAGAGGAAGAAGCTCACAAACTTCAACTCATGGATGAAAGGTCTTAAGCTGTCGAAACCTGAAAGCTTCGAAGTGGAGGCCTCCGACGGGCAGAAGATCGAAGGCTGGATAATGAAGCCCGTAGACTTCGAGGAAGGCAAGAAGTACCCGGCAGTCGTAGAGATCCACGGAGGTCCTAAGACGGCATACGGCGGCGGATATGTACATGAATTCCAGACTCTAGCCTCTGAAGGGTACGCAGTTATTTACTGCAACCCGAGGGGAAGTGCCGGTTACGGAACCGACTTCGCCGACATAAGGGGTCACTACGGGGAAAGGGATTTCGAAGACATAATGGAGATCGTCGAGTATGTCATAAACGAATATGATTTCGTTGACGAGGATAGGCTTGGAGTCACCGGAGGTTCTTACGGCGGCTTTATGACAAACTGGATTGTAGGACATACGGACGCCTTCAAGGCTGCCGTCTCTCAGAGGTCTATCTCGAGCTGGATTTCCTTCTTCGGCACCACAGATATTGGATACTTCTTTGCAAGCGACCAGACCGGCAGCGATTTCTTCGACAACCTCGAGGGTTATCTCAGACAGTCTCCTCTGATGTCGGCGCCCAACGTCGTCACTCCGATTCTTTTCATTCACTCCCTTGAAGACTACAGATGCTGGGTCCCCGAAGCGATGCAGTTCTTCACGGCGTTAAGGTATCTCGGAAAAGAGGCCAAAATGGTGCTCTTCCCGAAGGAGAACCACGAGCTTTCCAGAGGAGGCCTTCCCGTACACAGGGAAAAGCGTTTGAGGGCAATACTGGAATGGTTCGATTCCCACCTGAAGATATGAGTCGTTGATGGAAAACAAAAAGGCAGGAAACATACATGTAAGGTTCGCCACAATCGATGACAACGAAAGGCTCCTCAAGATAGAGCAAGAATCGGCTCAGGAGGGGAATATCTGGCTCGTCGCTTTCAGAGAAGACTTCTTTGGAAGACTGAAGTACTTTGAAGAGGGCTTTATTATGATTGCCGAAGACGCATACGACATTATCGGATGCATCGGTGTTGGAATCGACAGATTGATAGTCAATGGGGAAATCAAGAAAGCAATATATCTCTTCGGACTGCGCACCAATCCGAAATACAGGCTCAAGGTCGCCCGCTGGCTTAGATCGATCATCCAGGAACTGCAGAATCTCCTTGGCCCCACGGATTTCGATTTCGGATATGCGTCGGTCAAGGCCGACAACGTTGCCTCGAAGAAGATCTTGGAACACATGGGGTTCTCGACTACGGCTACACTGGACTTCTACGCCTGTCCGGTGAGGAAGACCTCCCGGGAGAAGTCGGTTTTTGTGGAAAGGGAGGTAGACCTCGAAACAATATTGGACCTGTACAGACCTCTCGAGAAGGATCGTGACTTCCTCCTTCAGGGTACGAAGGCCTTCGAGTCTATGGTTGCAGAGAGAAGATTGAGGTTGTTCAAGACGGAAGGGGCGTCCGCCCTGGTTCTCGACACGAGCGGCGAGCAGGATTTCGGAATTACGCGACTTTCAAAGGGATTGAGGGCATTCCAGCTTCTGGCCCAGAGAACTCTTTCGCCACTGGTAAGGATTCCGAGGATGAATGAGCGGTTGAGATCCTGGGACGTTCTTCTCTTTGACTGGGGCGATATTCGAAGCGCCAGAAGGACCGTAAGAAAGATTCACAGATGCGCCTGGGAAGAGGGTATAACGCTGATCAACTTTTCGAGGGACAGAAGCCTTGGGAGCATGAAGGATGCGTTGGGTCTACTCAGTTTCAGGATTCCCTTTGAGATAATGATCTATGAGAAGAACGGCATAAACAGAGGAAGCAGACCTATAATCAGAACTCCGACGATATAGCTGTAAAATCCTGTTTCGTGATGAACTGAAGGCTTCACAAATTAAATGCCGGGTCGAAAAAGTCAGACCCGGTATTAATGTCTATGGATGCGGCGCCTTCACTACCAGAACGCGCATCGGCTCCTCTCCGGTATTGATTATTCCGTGCGGGATCATTTTCGGACTGTCTATGATGTCGTCTTTCACAACTTCATGGCTTTCTCCACCGATAGTGATTATTCCCTTTCCGGCTAGAACTAGAATGAATACATCTACCGGAGTCTTGTGCTCGGCTAACTCTTTTCCCCTTTCAATATCTATAATGACTGCCTGTGCAGTCTCTTTGTCGTAGATAATCCGACCCTTGAGACCTGACTTGTCAAGCACGACTTTCCCTTTTTCTATTGAACTTTTCAACATCTCCATCACCTCGCTTTTGATCTAGTATTATCTTAGCCGAAATTTGGCTTCTGAGCGGTAACATATGTTACCCTCTTACAGTGCCTTGCTCAGGAATAAGGACAGCGCAAGTAATCCAAGAACGACCAGCCAGCCAATTATCGTCACCTTGACGGCTTTACCTGCCTTGTTCGCCTCCCACCATGAGCGCGGTCCTATCCCTTGAAGCCTAAACGTGATTATCGAGGCGAGGTTTATGCAGACTATGTTTACAAAGAAAAGGAGTATCGCCCCGGAAAAGCCGGCCACATTGCCGCTGCCCAGCAGCATTCCTGCAGTAGCCAACGGTGGCATCAGGGAAACGGCCACCATAACTCCGATAAGAGATGTCGAGACGCCGGAGGTAATTGAGAGAGCTGCGGCCGTCCCGGATGAAAAGGCGAGCACAATGTCACCCAGGTTGGCCACCGTGCGGCTGGTTATCTCGTGAGTAGTGTAATCTGGCCTGAACAGGAGCCCAAAGACAAGAGCGAAGGCAAAGCCCAGTCCGATGCGGATCAGATTCGTTCTCACGGATTTTGCAAGAAGTCCGAAATCTCCGAGCGTCGTTGCGAAAGACTGTGCGACATTTGGCCCGAGCATTGGAGCGATGACCATCGCCCCGATTATTATTGCCGGGCTGTTCCTAAGAAGCCCTATCGTTGCGACGATGGTCGAAAGAATAATCATTGTTATGTCAACTGCGTCGTTAGATATCATTTCAGAGATGTCGTGATACAGCTCTTCTCTGCTTATTCGCTTGAAGATTCCCTTCTCGGGCTTCTTCTCTTCTTCCTCGGCCTGTTCCTCTTCTTTCTCCTCTTCTTGAGTTCTTGGAAGCGAGGCTTCCACCTGAAAGAGTATCGCCCTGAAGGACTCATCCTGGGTGAAGCGCTGCTCGAGAGAGTCCAGGACCTTCTCGCTGTTTTCGGCAAGCGCCAGTATCTTCGTCTGCCAGAGCTTTTCCGATGTCTTAACCGTCCAGTGAGCGATTATCGATTTTTCTTCCAGCATTTCCTCAAGATCTTTTTCAGGGTCGGAGCCTGAAAATACTTCTATCAGTCTTTCGGCCATCTAATCACCATCCCGTTGAGAGACTGTGGCATAATTGTTGTGCTTGCTAAGAATATACTACACCTGCGACTAAGAAGAGAAGGCGTGGAATCAGGGAGGTCGGAGTGGTCTATCTTTTGCTGGCGATACTTTCCAGTTCCTCTATAGCAATGATTTTCAAGGTGACCGAGGGGAGATGTTACAACAGGCTTGCGGTTACGACGTTTAATTACCTGAGCGCGTTCTTCATAGCGCTGGTTATGGTAGCGGTTGAAAGACCGGCCGTAGGTCCCGGCGGAGGATCTCCTTCAGAAGTGATCGCGAAGGGAGAACGTCTTTTCAGTCTCACCAGTAGCGTAGTCTGGGGCCTGTCTTTGGGACTCGTTTCCGGCCTCTTCTTCTTTCTCTCCTTCATCTTCTATCAGAAGAGCGTCAGGGAAAGCGGGGCAAGCCTTTCCGGTGCTTTCGGAAAGCTGGGGATTCTAATCCCAATGCTTTTGTCGCTTCTGGTGTGGAAGGAATACCCTGAAGCTATCCAGTGGGTCGGGATATCTCTCGCGATATTCTCAATAATTCTTGTAAACAACCCATTCGGATCAACCAGAAGAAACTTCAAACCCGCTCTAATTATGTTGTTTATTACTGGAGGACTTGCCGAATTCATGAACAAGCTCTTCCAGAACTACACCGTGGGCGGTTACAAAAGCATCTTTCTCTTCAGCGTCTTTGCCAGCGCCTTCATAATAAGCGCGATCTTTCTCAAGAAGTCTGGAAAACCGGCAATGAAAAGAGAAGCTTTTGTAGGGCTGATTGTGGGACTACCTAATCTCTTCTCTTCCTTCTTTCTCATAATGGCTCTTGAAGAAATGAAGGGTTCGGTGGTTTTCCCCATATACAGTGCCGGAAGCGTTGTGATGATCAGTCTTGGAAGCCTGTTGCTATTCGGTGAAAAGCTCAAGAAGCTCGAGATGATTTCCCTGGGAATGGTGCTGGTCTCCCTGATTGTAATAAACATATGATGTCTCTTTGGATTAATACAACCACGAGGTAGTATTGAGACAATATCAGTCAATGGAGGTGCGTCCCATGTTACACAGAATTGGAAGAGACAAAGTAGTGTACGATATGTCGCCTGAACACAAGCCCGTTCTGGAGGTGAGCCCGGGTGATACGGTGATTGTGGAGACGGAGGATTGCTTCTGCCATAAGATCGTTTCAGAGTCTCAGACCGTTGGGGGAGACTTCGACTTTACTCATGTGAATCCTGCCACCGGGCCCATCGCAGTAAAGGGAGCGACGCCGGGTGACACGATAGTAGTCAGTATAGAGAACATAGAGCTGGACGATCAGGGAGTCGTCGAGACCTGCCCTGCCTGGGGACCGGTCAAAAATGTTTCAAAGAGCTGTGTTACCGAGATAGTGAAGATTCAGGGCAATTACGCGTCGTTTATGGGAGAGCGAATTGAGATAAAGCCGATGATAGGCGTTATCGGCAATTCACCTGCAGATAAGTCGATTCCCTGTACAACTCCGGGAAGGCACGGAGGAAATCTCGATACCCGGGATATAGTATCAGGGTCGAGAGT
Coding sequences:
- a CDS encoding cupin domain-containing protein encodes the protein MLKSSIEKGKVVLDKSGLKGRIIYDKETAQAVIIDIERGKELAEHKTPVDVFILVLAGKGIITIGGESHEVVKDDIIDSPKMIPHGIINTGEEPMRVLVVKAPHP
- a CDS encoding nitrilase-related carbon-nitrogen hydrolase; translated protein: MRIGGVPLNIVWESPEINMKIIERLFAGASAAGVELIVFPETTLSGFTRNAERAYVKDACDFFKKQVDYWGIPAVYGFIDKRESKFYNCAAFLASGSEPLIYRKRKLFSYGGENTVYTPGDSNLSFAMKEIQFSLNICYDLRFPELFRANLPAEVMIVIANWPEKRANHWQALLKARAIENQSFVLGLNRTGVDGNGIEYDEAFSVLFDQDGNEVPFEAEKGLLLWELDYERLSILRDWRERFPALKDI
- a CDS encoding SMR family transporter, whose translation is MVYLLLAILSSSSIAMIFKVTEGRCYNRLAVTTFNYLSAFFIALVMVAVERPAVGPGGGSPSEVIAKGERLFSLTSSVVWGLSLGLVSGLFFFLSFIFYQKSVRESGASLSGAFGKLGILIPMLLSLLVWKEYPEAIQWVGISLAIFSIILVNNPFGSTRRNFKPALIMLFITGGLAEFMNKLFQNYTVGGYKSIFLFSVFASAFIISAIFLKKSGKPAMKREAFVGLIVGLPNLFSSFFLIMALEEMKGSVVFPIYSAGSVVMISLGSLLLFGEKLKKLEMISLGMVLVSLIVINI
- a CDS encoding GNAT family N-acetyltransferase; the encoded protein is MENKKAGNIHVRFATIDDNERLLKIEQESAQEGNIWLVAFREDFFGRLKYFEEGFIMIAEDAYDIIGCIGVGIDRLIVNGEIKKAIYLFGLRTNPKYRLKVARWLRSIIQELQNLLGPTDFDFGYASVKADNVASKKILEHMGFSTTATLDFYACPVRKTSREKSVFVEREVDLETILDLYRPLEKDRDFLLQGTKAFESMVAERRLRLFKTEGASALVLDTSGEQDFGITRLSKGLRAFQLLAQRTLSPLVRIPRMNERLRSWDVLLFDWGDIRSARRTVRKIHRCAWEEGITLINFSRDRSLGSMKDALGLLSFRIPFEIMIYEKNGINRGSRPIIRTPTI
- a CDS encoding TIGR00341 family protein → MAERLIEVFSGSDPEKDLEEMLEEKSIIAHWTVKTSEKLWQTKILALAENSEKVLDSLEQRFTQDESFRAILFQVEASLPRTQEEEKEEEQAEEEEKKPEKGIFKRISREELYHDISEMISNDAVDITMIILSTIVATIGLLRNSPAIIIGAMVIAPMLGPNVAQSFATTLGDFGLLAKSVRTNLIRIGLGFAFALVFGLLFRPDYTTHEITSRTVANLGDIVLAFSSGTAAALSITSGVSTSLIGVMVAVSLMPPLATAGMLLGSGNVAGFSGAILLFFVNIVCINLASIITFRLQGIGPRSWWEANKAGKAVKVTIIGWLVVLGLLALSLFLSKAL
- a CDS encoding pyroglutamyl-peptidase I translates to MILVTHFDPFGGSKMNASQIVVELLAEIREGIELMSLPTIFGDAFSRLRQRLLVGVPEALIMVGQAAGRSLITPEKVAINWKESATPDNNGFIAIGEKIISDSPDAYFSKLPVDRIVSKLKAEGLPVEKSFSAGAFVCNYLFYRCMDFLTKKGINIPSGFVHIPCIPEQIGPGEDRPAVEAEVSARVLSRIIDLALEENR
- a CDS encoding HAMP domain-containing sensor histidine kinase is translated as MRSVTGEELSFKKAKRRWTLFFTLVVVTLVSVLSLLIFVLALRLEGRAEIIELNRIADRIESRIGRPPAVGVERMIRNYPGNLDIFTSEDEILEFVTPSGEILLQLGGAIISDIPIAEGTSRVKAIDYGESEHEYTVLTREIRGIAGQPVFFLRVGKSTEGLSDGLKSLLFSLLLLVLMVAVISWVAGMTLARYVLTPLKESYERLQRFTADASHELKTPLTILRLGVDMLKERKLEKESMEKIDMIDGATRSMQNVVNKLLLLARVQNEKKLEIAPEDVELGVFLAELKEYHRPLAESRGVRILVESRDDVVLKTSSDNLKVAVAAILENAIKFTEENSDVTIKAFESEGFALIQISDLGSGVADSEKERVFERFYKTDESHNGPGSGLGLSIAREIIGSLGGEITVRNHVDGGSTFEIRIPLRKHK
- a CDS encoding S9 family peptidase; amino-acid sequence: MKKLKLEDLYKYSTVGDLHIFPDGENFVFVRKTIDKKENRYESNIWSGNMKNGKIRQLTRGGKDGSPAVSPDGKSILFVSRRDKDAKGSGLYLLPLEGGESRLVKTLKGGFSSVSWIDSETILFITKHAPGEDPEKMEEDDPPEKKVYEIDKIPFVSNGVGFTENRVGRLYKMKLENGKMEPVEAIGGDIENIVVSPERKRVAVMTTEDMEKRPVWSSLYILDLQNGMAKRIGDDTLSFYHCQWSGERELFAVATDFEKGFPTNPFIVHVDLESLTLNIVARELDLYFGNSLNSDVRGVSPNTSMKVLEGKLFSLVTAGSQIKLISMDKEGKVEEIAVSLGSIDCFDITGEVLLLSEMTTIEPLEIYSFVKGKRKKLTNFNSWMKGLKLSKPESFEVEASDGQKIEGWIMKPVDFEEGKKYPAVVEIHGGPKTAYGGGYVHEFQTLASEGYAVIYCNPRGSAGYGTDFADIRGHYGERDFEDIMEIVEYVINEYDFVDEDRLGVTGGSYGGFMTNWIVGHTDAFKAAVSQRSISSWISFFGTTDIGYFFASDQTGSDFFDNLEGYLRQSPLMSAPNVVTPILFIHSLEDYRCWVPEAMQFFTALRYLGKEAKMVLFPKENHELSRGGLPVHREKRLRAILEWFDSHLKI
- a CDS encoding response regulator transcription factor; the encoded protein is MKVLIVEDERDLGRLLKEFLEREGFVVETAADGEEGLYMATSGPFDVIVLDILLPKLNGWQVLEGIRSSGSKIPVLMLTALDGIEDKVKGFYLGADDYLSKPFDIRELVVRIQSLLRRSQPVGTPSSILKVGDLALDMSLKTVIRGNERIALRKKEYQILEYLMLNSGRVVPKSELEEHLWNEDDELWSDVIRSHIKNLRKKIDGGHKKKLIKTVRGMGYEISDR
- a CDS encoding acetamidase/formamidase family protein encodes the protein MLHRIGRDKVVYDMSPEHKPVLEVSPGDTVIVETEDCFCHKIVSESQTVGGDFDFTHVNPATGPIAVKGATPGDTIVVSIENIELDDQGVVETCPAWGPVKNVSKSCVTEIVKIQGNYASFMGERIEIKPMIGVIGNSPADKSIPCTTPGRHGGNLDTRDIVSGSRVYLPVFVKGGNLSLGDVHARMGDGEVGGSGIEIRALVRLTVDMDKMPVESPTVENDEAFYLLFSAKSLEEASHGAVKRAVEFIADWKSIPEEKAYMLASIACDLMISQVVNPLVTVRVRVPKVIL
- a CDS encoding (2Fe-2S) ferredoxin domain-containing protein; amino-acid sequence: MIIRVCMGSACLMKGSPEVSKRLVELVTEHGLSRFTTIKGSHCMGPCSDGVVVDIDEKRFTNISVHNIDDFFKKEILQRE